The following are encoded in a window of Impatiens glandulifera chromosome 5, dImpGla2.1, whole genome shotgun sequence genomic DNA:
- the LOC124938645 gene encoding BTB/POZ domain-containing protein POB1-like has protein sequence MRETSLDLFDPRSLMESEYSPTCCRDGDFGFAFNDSNFSDRVLQIEVAVDPAEIRSDVDGFHSLADWARHRKRRREDLKKDSDVDNAGCPQEILNSTQPDIDEVVKCENEDDETVAMAEELASGDEASNSNDSNGSRDCSTVVRVQSLYISSPILAAKSPFFYKLFSNGMKESEQRSVSIRIHTSEEAALMELLNFMYSNTLTTTAAPALLDVLMAADKFEVASCMRYCSKLLRNLPMTSESALLYLDLPSSVLMADAVQPLTDAAKQFLAARYKDVTKYQDEVMNLPLSGLEAILSSDDLQVASEDTVYDFVLKWARAQYPKLEDRREVLGSTLARCIRFPFMTCRKLKKVLTCNDFDHELASKVVLESLFFKAEAPHRQKTLAEEKSLASSTSRRFVERTYKYRPVKLVEFELPHQQCIVYLDLKREECANLFPSGRLYSQAFHLGGQGFFLSAHCNMDQQSSFHCFGLFLGMQEKGSVSFAVDYEFAARSKPTEEYMSKYKGNYTFTGGKAVGYRNLFALHWTSFMADDSLYFINGVLHLRAELTIKH, from the exons ATGAGAGAAACGAGCCTTGATTTGTTCGATCCAAGGTCATTAATGGAATCCGAATACTCGCCTACATGCTGCAGAGACGGGGATTTCGGTTTCGCCTTCAATGACAGTAATTTTTCCGACCGGGTTCTCCAGATCGAGGTCGCGGTTGATCCGGCAGAGATTAGGTCCGATGTTGATGGTTTTCACAGCCTAGCCGATTGGGCCAGGCACCGTAAAAGGAGGAGGGAAGATTTGAAGAAAGACTCTG ATGTGGACAATGCTGGATGCCCCCAGGAGATTTTGAATTCCACACAACCTGATATAGATGAAGTGGTTAAATGTGAAAACGAGGATGATGAAACTGTTGCAATGGCTGAAGAATTAGCATCAG GAGATGAAGCTTCAAATAGCAACGATTCAAATGGTAGCAGGGATTGTTCCACAGTTGTTAGAGTTCAATCATTATACATCAGTTCTCCAATTTTAGCTGCAAAAAGTCCATTCTTTTATAAG cTCTTCTCCAATGGGATGAAAGAATCAGAGCAGCGAAGCGTATCCATAAGGATCCATACCTCAG AAGAAGCTGCCCTTATGGAACTCCTTAATTTCATGTACAGTAATACCTTAACAACGACCGCTGCTCCTGCTTTGCTCGATGTGTTGATGGCAGCAGACAAGTTTGAAGTTGCTTCTTGCATGAGGTATTGCAGCAAGTTATTGCGGAATTTGCCTATGACTTCGGAGTCTGCTCTTCTTTATCTTGATCTTCCCTCCAGTGTCCTAATGGCTGATGCTGTCCAGCCTTTGACAGATGCAGCCAAACAGTTCCTTGCTGCCCGTTACAAAGATGTGACCAA GTACCAAGACGAGGTAATGAACTTACCTCTATCCGGACTAGAAGCAATTCTCTCTAGCGATGACCTTCAAGTGGCGTCTGAAGACACAGTCTACGACTTCGTACTAAAATGGGCCCGAGCCCAATACCCAAAACTAGAAGACCGTAGAGAAGTCCTTGGCTCTACTCTTGCCCGTTGCATCCGTTTCCCATTCATGACCTGCCGAAAACTGAAAAAGGTCTTAACATGTAACGACTTTGACCACGAACTAGCTTCAAAAGTCGTTCTCGAATCCCTCTTTTTCAAGGCAGAAGCGCCTCACCGTCAGAAAACACTGGCGGAAGAAAAATCCCTTGCCTCCTCAACCAGCCGCAGGTTTGTGGAGCGCACCTACAAGTACAGGCCGGTTAAGTTGGTGGAATTCGAACTGCCTCATCAGCAATGCATAGTCTATCTCGATCTGAAACGGGAAGAATGTGCCAATCTTTTCCCTTCTGGTCGGTTATATTCGCAGGCTTTTCATTTAGGCGGGCAAGGGTTCTTCCTCTCTGCTCATTGTAACATGGACCAACAAAGCTCGTTTCATTGCTTTGGGCTGTTTTTGGGGATGCAGGAGAAAGGGTCTGTTTCTTTTGCAGTTGATTATGAATTTGCGGCGAGGTCTAAGCCAACGGAGGAGTATATGAGCAAGTATAAAGGGAATTATACTTTTACTGGGGGAAAAGCTGTTGGGTATAGGAACTTGTTTGCGCTGCATTGGACGTCGTTTATGGCTGACGATAGTCTTTACTTTATCAATGGTGTTCTTCATTTGAGAGCTGAGCTTACTATAAAGCACTGA